DNA sequence from the Pedobacter sp. W3I1 genome:
CTTAACATTAAATGCCAGAAATGATTGGAGCTCTACACTTCCGGCGGATAACAGAAGCTTCTTTTATCCAGGCGCTAACTTAGCTGTAGTTCTTTCAGATGCATTGGATTTATCTAGTGCTAAAATTAGCTTTTTGAAAGTTAGAGCTGCAGTAGGTCAAACAGGTAGTGATACAGATCCATACCGTATTTTCAATACTTTATCCAGAACAAGTGCTGCATTGGGCTTTGGTAATATCATCTTCCCTATTGCCGGTGTTCCGGGTTACTCCGTTTCTGACATCTTAAATAACCCGGATCTTAAACCTGAAATCAGTACTGAAACAGAGTTTGGTGGAGAGATCAGATTCTTCAACAACCGTTTAGGTCTGGATGTTTCTTATTATAACCGTGTAACTAAAGATCAGATTATTCCGGTTGTCACTGCACCATCATCAGGTGTGACCTCTAGGATTGTAAATTTTGGTAAGATCCGTAACCGCGGTGTGGAGATTGCATTAACAGGTACACCAGTTAAAAACGAAAACTTTACCTGGGATATTGGCTATACCTTTACGAGAAACCGTAACCTGGTATTGGAACTTCCTGATGGATTGGATAAATTGGTATTGAACACGGCGTATGATGCTCAGTTTGTGGCAAGGGTTGGCCAGCCATTGGGCGTTTTAGAAGCTCCTGTTGCAAAATACGATCCACAAGGAAGAATTGTTGTAGGTAGTAATGGATTTCCATTGCTTGCAGACAATAACGGAAGTTATGGAACTTCGCAACGTGACTTCATTATGGGTTTAACCAACTCTTTTAAATTTAAAGAATTTACCTTAGGTTTTACTTTGGATTATCGTAAAGGCGGTGTGTTTTATTCAGGAACAGCAGATTTGCTAAACTTTGTGGGTAATGACATCAAAACCTTATACAATGACAGAAGAACCTTTATTATTCCTAATTCAGTTGTACAGGTTAATAACCCTGGTGGTGGAGTAAGTTATGTAGAAAATACAACCCCTATTTCTGAAGGAAACGTAAATGCATTATATTATACCAATAATGGTAAAGCGGTTGCGTATCAAAATAGAATTTTAGATAAAACCTTCTTAAAAGTAAGGGATATTACTTTATCTTATTCATTACCAAAATCGATAGCTCAAAAAATTAGGGCAGATAGGGCTACCATAACCGTTTATGGCCGTAACCTGATTACCTGGTTGCCAAAAGAAAACCGGACTATCGATCCAGAGGTTTCTAACTTTGGTAATGATTTAACCAGTGAGTTTGGAGAATTCAGAACAGGGCCATCTGTTCGTAATGTTGGTCTCTCTTTAAACTTAACCTTTTAATCGCATCTAAGTATGAAAAATATAATTAGAAAAACGCAAGTTTTAGCTTTTTCGACTTTGTTGATTGTTGCGAGTTGTAAGAAGCTCGACATTAACCAAAGTCCGAACAACCCCCCTGTTGAATCTGCTACGGTTGAGACTTTGTTTCCCTCTGCAGTCATTTCAACTGTTTCCAGAACAGGTGGAGACCTTTCAATTATTGGAGGTATATGGGCGCAATATTGGACCCAAAATAATAATTCAAGTCAATTCCGTACTGTCGATTCTTATGATGTACAAGCTACATCAAACTTTATTAACGGGCCATATGCTGAATTGTTTTCAGGCGCTTTAACCGATTATCAGTTGGGTATTACCAAATCAGTGGCGGCACAGGATTGGAGATACAATTTGATGAATACAGTTATGAAAGCCTATACTTATCAGGTTTTAGTTGATTTATTTGATAAAGTACCCTATTCAGAAGCACTTAAAGCTGGTGCAAACCTTCAGCCAAAATTTGATGACGGTTATACCATTTATACCTCACTAATTGCTGAAATTGATGCTGCTTTAGCCAAAGATTATAAAACGAATCCACTTACGGCAGCTCAAATCAAAACTGATTTTGTATTTGGTAAAAAAGGTACATCAGCAGCTGTTATGGCAAGCTGGGAAAAGTTTGCAAATACCTTAAAACTGAAAATGTATTTAAGGATGGTTAATGCTAAACCTGCTGAAGCACAAGCCGGCATATTAAAGCTTTACCAGGATGGGGCTAAATTTCTCGATGAAGATGCGAAAGTTGATATATTTGTAGATGTACCAAATAAAAGCAACCCTTTTTACGAGTATAATTTCAGAAGGTTAAATACCCCTGATAACTTAAAGGCCAGTAGTACATTTACTTCTTGGTTAAATCAGAATCAAGATCCACGCGCTGAAGTATATTATGGAAAACCTAACCCTGTTCCTTCGATTAATCAAGGGGATTATCTTGGTGGTTCAGCTCATCCAGAATATAACAATGCCGTTAATGTAGTCGTTAATGCAACAGACGCAGTCCCGCTTATCTCTCTGGATGAAGCTTATTTCATGCAGGCAGAAGCACGTTTGCGCTATTTTGGTGGTGCCGGAGCCGAAGTGCTTTATAGCGATGGGGTTGAAACAGCATTTAGTAAACTTGGTTTAGATGGAACTACTTTACTATCGACAACATATAAATATCCGGGATCAGCTGATGAAAAAGAAAATCTGGAAGCGATTATCGTTCAGAAATGGGCATCCTTATTTGGTTCACATGCTTTAGAGGCTTTCTTTGAGCAAAACAGAACAGGATATCCTAAAACCACCACACTCTATTCAACAGAAGCAGGCTATACCCCAGGTCAATTGGTTTATACCCCAAATGGCGTAACAGGTGCAGGCAATTTTCCAAGGAGATTTGTGTATCCTGATTTTGAGAGAAGCCGAAATTCCAATACACCTGCACAGGTTCCTATTTATACTAAGGTTTGGTGGGCTAAATAATTGTTTTAACAATAAATTGATATCATGAAAAAGATTAATATAATATTCATTTTTATTGCACTTATTACAGTTGCGATAAGTGCTTGTAAAAAAGATCCCGAACCGGGAGGTACTGCAGTTCAGGATATGGCTGGCGACTGGTACGTTAAAGTAAATGAGGCAGGTGCTTATTCTACCTTGTTAACCTTTAATACTTCAGAAAACACACCTAATGTGATGTGGGTGCAGGGTACGGGATTAAAATCTGGAGCAACAGTTCTAGCCATTAAAGGAAAAACAGGGGTAGATTATCCAAATAAGCTTTTCTCTGCCACAAACATTGCTAATGTATCTACAGCTGCCGGGAGGCCAGCAAGTTTTTCCATAGCGAACGGAAAGATTATTCCAAATGGTACAAAAGGTCCTGTTTCTAAAAGCCCAACAGATTCGATTTATTTTGAGTTAAATGTTGATGGAGCAGTATATAAAGTAGGCGGTTATCATAAAACCGGATTTTTGGAAGACCTTCCTTAAATAG
Encoded proteins:
- a CDS encoding SusD/RagB family nutrient-binding outer membrane lipoprotein; protein product: MKNIIRKTQVLAFSTLLIVASCKKLDINQSPNNPPVESATVETLFPSAVISTVSRTGGDLSIIGGIWAQYWTQNNNSSQFRTVDSYDVQATSNFINGPYAELFSGALTDYQLGITKSVAAQDWRYNLMNTVMKAYTYQVLVDLFDKVPYSEALKAGANLQPKFDDGYTIYTSLIAEIDAALAKDYKTNPLTAAQIKTDFVFGKKGTSAAVMASWEKFANTLKLKMYLRMVNAKPAEAQAGILKLYQDGAKFLDEDAKVDIFVDVPNKSNPFYEYNFRRLNTPDNLKASSTFTSWLNQNQDPRAEVYYGKPNPVPSINQGDYLGGSAHPEYNNAVNVVVNATDAVPLISLDEAYFMQAEARLRYFGGAGAEVLYSDGVETAFSKLGLDGTTLLSTTYKYPGSADEKENLEAIIVQKWASLFGSHALEAFFEQNRTGYPKTTTLYSTEAGYTPGQLVYTPNGVTGAGNFPRRFVYPDFERSRNSNTPAQVPIYTKVWWAK
- a CDS encoding lipid-binding protein; protein product: MKKINIIFIFIALITVAISACKKDPEPGGTAVQDMAGDWYVKVNEAGAYSTLLTFNTSENTPNVMWVQGTGLKSGATVLAIKGKTGVDYPNKLFSATNIANVSTAAGRPASFSIANGKIIPNGTKGPVSKSPTDSIYFELNVDGAVYKVGGYHKTGFLEDLP